The genomic interval CTATCGTGAACAGCTGAGCTGCAACTTTCAGCAGTTGGAGAGTGTATTCCCCGACTGCATGGAGGAGGCGGCGGCCGTGCTGTCGCCCGCAGGCATCAAGGACTACCTGGACGGCGCCACATTGGTCTGTATGATCGGCCGTGGTTTCGAGCCGGTATTGGTCTATCTGGAGGAGATGCCTCAGGTGGCTGACACTCTGGGTGAGCAGGCCCTCGCCTACGTATCCCAGAGTGTATGGAAAATTTCCCGCAGCCCAAACGGAAAGTCTATTCTCGACTTTATGCAGTCACTCCCGGAGGCGGCCCGCAGGCTCCGCAGTTGGGAGCAGTTCGAGCGCTTTATTGAGCTGATTCTGGAGATGATGGAGCGCACCAGCACCTCGGTACATAACGTGCAGAGTGCCACCTACCCCAGCCCCGGCATGCCCGAGGTGCTGCGGCAGACCCCCTACCTGCTGCATCAGCTATCGCTGGAGGGTATCCGCAACTGGGTTGACTACGGTGTGCTCCACTACAATGACCACCCCGAGCGGCAGATAGACTACTTCAGCCTGCAGTCTGCAGACAGTAGGGCAATCCTGCAGCGGGAGCGCCACGGCACCCTCTATGCCGATAGTGAGCGCAAACTGAGTCTCTACCTGAAATCCCTGTGGGAGATGAAGGAGCATCTTGTGCCCTACTCCGAGGGGTGGGATGAGCTACGCAAACCGATGCCCTACTACGATCCCTTGGGTATGCGCGTCCCTGATGTCTTTGATGACAAGCAGGGCATCACCGGCCTTAACCGTTACCGCGCGGTGTTGGCCCACATGGCCGCTCACAAGCGCTGGACCGAGCAGATCTTTGCCGACAACCTCAGCCCCTTTCAGCGCGTCGCAGCCGAGCTGTTCGAGGATAGCCGGGTAGAGTATCTCACCCTGCGTGAATACCCCGGCATGCGTGACATCTGGCTGGGCCTCCACCCCAAACCGGGCGAAGAGGACTGTGATCCCGAGAAGGAGTCCTGCATCCGCCACCGTCTGGCGATGATGTCATACGCCATTCTCAATCCGGATCACGGCTACAAAAATCCGGACATCATCGAGTTTGCACAGCGCTTCCAAGAGATGATGGCTGCCGGGGAGACTGGCACCAAAGACGCCGTCAACCTGGCACTCTCCTTCATCGCCCGCACCCGCCGTCAGCAGGATATGTCGGCCAATATCTACTTTGCCGATACCGAGGTGGATTACCGTGACGACAACCGTCACATGTGGAAATTTATCGAAGAGGGCGACGAAGAGGAGATGTTCGACGCTGAGCAGAAGGCCAAAGAGAACCCGGAAGAGATCAACGGCCTGCCGCCCCGCCACTACCCGGAGTGGGACTACAACACCAAGACCTACCGCCCCGACTGGGTCAGTCTCTACGAGCGCCTGCACCCTGCCGGTGACGCCGGCAAGATCGATGCCCTACTCTCCAAACACGAGGCGCTGGCCAAACGGCTGAAACAGATGCTTGATCTGCTCAAGCCGCAGAACTATGTACGCATTCGCTATCAGGAGGAGGGCAGTGAGCTCGACCTCGACGTGGCGATCCGTTCACTGATCGACTACCGTGCCGGTCACAACCCCGATCCGCGCATCAACATGAGCCACCGTCACGACGGCCGTGACATCGCCGTAATGCTGGTACTCGACCTCTCCGAATCCCTCAACGAGATACCGGAGGGCGCCAACCAGTCGATCCTAGAACTAAGCCAGGAGGCGGTCGCACTATTGAGCTGGGCAATCGAAAAACTGGGAGATGAGTTCGCCATCGCCGGCTTCTCCTCCAACACCCGGCACGAGGTGCGCTACCAGCACATCAAAGGCTTTGAGGAGTCTTGGGATGACACCGTTAAAGGCCGCCTCGCCGCTGTAGAGGCGAGCTGGTCAACCCGGATGGGGGCCGCGATGCGCCATGCGGCACACTATCTGGAAGCGCGCAAAGCCGAGAAGAAACTGATGCTGGTTCTCACCGATGGGGAACCGGCGGATATCGACGTCAACGATCCAAAACATCTGATCCAGGATACCCATCGGGCGGTTCAGGAACTGGATCAACAGGGAATCTACACCTACTGCATCAACCTCGATCCTAAAGCGGATGAGTACGTGAAGGATATCTTTGGCAACCAATACACCGTAATCGACAAGGTGGAACGGTTACCGGAGCAGCTGCCAAAGCTGTTTATGGCGTTGACAAAGTAGCCTGTCAAAAATCGGTAATAGACTGTAGCCTGAGCTGAGCTTGCGAAACCAGGGGCCTCACTCACCGATAGCAGAACTCAATTGGTGCCCACTATCGGCACCATCACTGGAATCACTGAGCGTTATTGGTCTATCGTTTTTCCTGGAGTATTGCTATAACCTCAAATTCCCCGGATTTCGCAAACTCACCCCATTAGGGAGCCTCTGATTAAGTCTGGTTAGATTTTGGCTGAGATAAAATTGTTCCAATTTGTTTCGAAGTGAGCGGTAATAGCCACTCTATTGCTGCGATCTTCGGAGCGAATTGGGGCAATTTTAGCCAGCATCAAAGCAATCATGACTTGATCAGAGTCTCCTTAGGCTACTTGTTGGCTTTTCATCACTCCACATATGTAATTGGAGGGCATTTCTACCTTTAACCTCACACTTCGCCACACTGTCATGATTTTGTAACATCGTGGAAATACACTCTACATAGGATAATTTCAGAATCAACGAGAGATAAAGGCAGGGTGCAATCCGTGATGGAAAAAGAGAGGCGAAAGAGTCAGCGCATCAGCACTGACATAGAGCTACAGTTGATCTATCGTGAAAGAAGTTTCTTCTTCATAGCCGGCGATATCAGCAGCGAGGGCATAAACATCAAAAGTAAATCCCTGACCATACCCCCAGGGAATCTGGTAGACCTTATTCTGCCCGTAGGTGAGCACGAGTGGCAGATCAGTGGTCTTGTCATTCATGGAAGCAAGGGCAACACCGGCATTCAATTTCGAATGTCCCAACCGGAGTTAGAGGCGATACTCACATCCCGCGGGACAACATTGACCGCCGCTCCTTCGATCACTCAGGAGCGCTCCGATACTCCATCTATGAACCGGTAAGCACATGTTGTACTGCTGAAAAGCAGTGCTGTATTAATCAATACTATCGAGCACGACTCCGATTGCACTGCAGATAGCTGCAACCTCCGGGGCTTCAGTGATAAACGGCGGCATAGTATAGAGCAGTCGCCCGAATGGGCGCAGCCAGACACCCTGCTCAAGCAATATCTCCTGTGTAGCCGCCATGTCGAGAGGCTCCTTCAGCTCTACAACACCGATGGCGCCCAATACTCGAACATCGGCCACCGCAGGATGGTCGGCGTAGCCCATCAAACCGTCCCTGAGTTGTCCCTCTATCTCCGCTACTCGCTGTTGCCAATCCCCCGACAGCAGCAACTCTATACTGGCGCCGGCAACACTACAGGCCAGCGGATTGGCCATAAAAGTGGGTCCATGCATCAGCGCCCCTGGGGGATTATTTGAAATCGCCTCACTCACCCTTCGGGTTGTGAGGGTTGCCGCGAGCGTCATATAGCCGCCGGTCAGTGATTTACCAAGGCACATGATGTCGGGAGCGATGCCTGCATGCTCCACAGCGAAAAGGCGACCGGTACGACCAAAACCTGTGGCGATCTCATCGGCGATCATCAGCACGTCATACTCATCACAGAGTGCGCGTGCCTGACGCAGATACTCCGGACAGTAGAAACGCATACCCCCCGCCCCCTGAACAATCGGTTCGAGAATGAGGGCGGCAATTTCCCGATGGTGGCTTTCCAGTGTTTGCCGTAAAGGTTCAATCTGTGAAGATTCCCAATCAACATCATCACGACAGGTGGGTGCTTCGACAAAAAAGTGCTGTGGCAGCACATCCTTGAACAGGTGATGCATGCCGTTCACCGGATCACACACCGCCATGGCGGCAAAAGTGTCACCATGGTAGCCGTTACGCAGCGTAACCAACCGGCTTTTACCTATTTTTCCCAGTGCAATCCAGTACTGCAACGCCATCTTGATGGCCACCTCGACAGCTACCGAGCCGGAGTCGCAGAGAAAAACACTTTGTAGCGCCCGGGGGGTAAGCTCAACCAGTTTTTCCGCCAGTCCGGCAGCAGGTTCATGAGTGAGACCGCCAAACATCACATGAGCCATCTTTTCAATCTGATCATGTAGTGCCTGATTAAGGCGTGAGTGGCTGTAGCCATGGATCATGCACCACCAGGAAGCCATGCCATCAATTACCCTGCGGCCATCACCAAGCTGCAGATAAACACCTTGGGCGGATTCAACCACATAAGGAGGAATCGCACCGTGCATCGGTTGATAAGGGTGCCAGAGATACTTCTGGTCGATTTCCCTTACCTGCTCAGGAGTGAGTAAAGACATAAGACTCTAACCCGTTGTATATAAATAATATTTCTGAAGTTATGGTGTCGCAAAATATAGAAAATGGCACCAAAAAATAAAAAAGCCCCTTTAATACTGAGGACATCCATCTATAATCACCGGATAACTCCCCATTCTCCTCTCTAATAATATTTCTTACATGAGGCGACAACTATTCTAATTAATAATTTGAAGGTGGGACATAAGATTCTGGCAGGCTACGCCCTCATGCTCCTGCTACTGACCGGCATCTCCTCACTGGCGATCTACAGACTATCGCATCTCAGTGAATCGGTTTCAGAGTTGGTTCAGACGTATCGGCCGGCTATTCTTGGCGCAAAGCAGTTAGCTATTGAGGTCAACCAGACCAGCAGTGCGCTCGGTTTTTTCCTCTCCAGTAAAGAAGAGGGACACAGGGAGAACTACCGACAGGGGCTTGAACGCTCGGAATCGCTGCTTATCGAGTTGAAAAAGCTCCCCACCATTGCCGGTGATCCCGAATCAGACAAACTGACAAACCAACTGGGCGATGACTTCAAACGGTTCCGTGAACTTGGCGAGCAGTTATTGGAAACCGTTGCCAGCAACGAAAAAAGATACCCCGGCATGGCCTTTGCCAATCAGCAGATCAATCCGATCAACCGACAGACCATCGACCTCACCTCCCGAATGATTCTCTCTGAGCATGAGGAGTCCCCTGGGGCGGAACGGCGTGAGTTGCTGGTAGCACTGACCGATCTCCGCTATACCTGGAGCAGTGTAATCAACAGTATCAGGGCCTACCTGGCCTTCCGTGGTGATGCCGTGATCAAAGACCTTGACCTCTATATTGAGAGAACAGAGGAGCTGATCACAAAAATCCGAGGCTTTGGTGGCCTCTTGACCCTGGACCAGGAGGATGCAGTTGAACAATTTGAAGCTCTCCTAGAGCAGTCAAAACTTAACATTGAAGAGCTCAAGCGTATACATGGTGGCGAGCAGTGGCACACCGATTCCTGGCTGGTACGTGACCAGGCAGCCCCTCTAATTGAGAAAATTGACACTAAGTTGAAACTACTGCTGGAACGGCAAACAGGGGCGATTGATCAAAATAGCGCCACCTTGATTTCAGACTCAAGGAAGGCAATCACATTTGTTGCTTCACTTCTGCTGTTTGGCTTGCTGGTTGTTGTTCTACTGGCATGGCTGAGCAACCGCTACATCACCAAGCCACTTCACTCAGTGGTAGATGCACTGGATGATATCGCAAAGGGTGAAGGTGATCTGACAAACCGGCTCTCTATTGCCGGTAGTGATGAGATCGGCAAGCTTGGTCAGAGCTTCAACACCTTTGTCTCCGCGATCGGCGAACTGGTGAAACACACGGCAGTATCAGCCGACAATGTGATTGATGCTGTGAATAAGAGTACCGATGCATCACACCAGATCACACAGAAAGTACTGGAACAGGAGAGTGAAACACATCAGGTGGTTACCGCCATCAATCAGATGTCTGAAACTATCGGTTCCATCGCAAAAAATGCAACCGGCGCGGAGACCGCATCAAAAACTGCAGAGAGAGATGCCGAGGTTGGCCGTACAACTGTCGAGGAGAGTGCTGCAGCAGTCCGCTCTCTCAGTGGTGAAGTACAGGCAGCCACCGAAATCATCCTCAAAGTGGAAGAGGATAGTGAAGAGATCGGTTCTGTGCTGGATGTTATCAAGAGCATCGCCGACCAGACCAATCTGCTTGCCCTGAATGCCGCGATTGAAGCAGCACGCGCCGGGGAACAGGGGCGCGGCTTTGCCGTAGTCGCCGACGAAGTACGTAACCTCGCCAGCCGTACCAGAACATCAACTATCGAAATCGAGGAGATGATAGAACGTCTGCGAACCAATACACGTCAAGCGGTGACGGCAATGGAGGCAGGCAACAAAACGATGGCGGAGAATATTAAACAGACGGATCGAGCCCGTGCCTCTCTGCAGGCGATTGCAGACTCCACAGATGCCATCAGTGCCATGAATACCCTGATCGCCACCGCATCGGAGGAGCAGTCTGCCGTGGCGGTAGAAATCAACTCTAGCATTATCAAAATCAGCAACGGCAGCAAGGAAGCCGCCGGTTTCTCCCGCACCGCCCTGGAAGAGATTGAGCGACTTGGACAGGTGGCAACCGAACTGAAAGCGATTATCTGCCAGTTTAAACTGAGCGAGTCTTTCGAGGACTAGTGGGCCATTAGATCGCTACACTCGGCCAGTCCGCCTCATCCTCCTTAATCACATCAGCCTCAGCCTTTCCCGCCGCCACCCACTCCTGAATAGCTGGGCTACTATAAACTGTCTCACTGTACTCACGCGCCACGTCATCGAGCACTACCTCA from Candidatus Sedimenticola sp. (ex Thyasira tokunagai) carries:
- a CDS encoding VWA domain-containing protein, with product MSLNESDLQNYREQLSCNFQQLESVFPDCMEEAAAVLSPAGIKDYLDGATLVCMIGRGFEPVLVYLEEMPQVADTLGEQALAYVSQSVWKISRSPNGKSILDFMQSLPEAARRLRSWEQFERFIELILEMMERTSTSVHNVQSATYPSPGMPEVLRQTPYLLHQLSLEGIRNWVDYGVLHYNDHPERQIDYFSLQSADSRAILQRERHGTLYADSERKLSLYLKSLWEMKEHLVPYSEGWDELRKPMPYYDPLGMRVPDVFDDKQGITGLNRYRAVLAHMAAHKRWTEQIFADNLSPFQRVAAELFEDSRVEYLTLREYPGMRDIWLGLHPKPGEEDCDPEKESCIRHRLAMMSYAILNPDHGYKNPDIIEFAQRFQEMMAAGETGTKDAVNLALSFIARTRRQQDMSANIYFADTEVDYRDDNRHMWKFIEEGDEEEMFDAEQKAKENPEEINGLPPRHYPEWDYNTKTYRPDWVSLYERLHPAGDAGKIDALLSKHEALAKRLKQMLDLLKPQNYVRIRYQEEGSELDLDVAIRSLIDYRAGHNPDPRINMSHRHDGRDIAVMLVLDLSESLNEIPEGANQSILELSQEAVALLSWAIEKLGDEFAIAGFSSNTRHEVRYQHIKGFEESWDDTVKGRLAAVEASWSTRMGAAMRHAAHYLEARKAEKKLMLVLTDGEPADIDVNDPKHLIQDTHRAVQELDQQGIYTYCINLDPKADEYVKDIFGNQYTVIDKVERLPEQLPKLFMALTK
- a CDS encoding PilZ domain-containing protein, translated to MEKERRKSQRISTDIELQLIYRERSFFFIAGDISSEGINIKSKSLTIPPGNLVDLILPVGEHEWQISGLVIHGSKGNTGIQFRMSQPELEAILTSRGTTLTAAPSITQERSDTPSMNR
- the bioA gene encoding adenosylmethionine--8-amino-7-oxononanoate transaminase — its product is MSLLTPEQVREIDQKYLWHPYQPMHGAIPPYVVESAQGVYLQLGDGRRVIDGMASWWCMIHGYSHSRLNQALHDQIEKMAHVMFGGLTHEPAAGLAEKLVELTPRALQSVFLCDSGSVAVEVAIKMALQYWIALGKIGKSRLVTLRNGYHGDTFAAMAVCDPVNGMHHLFKDVLPQHFFVEAPTCRDDVDWESSQIEPLRQTLESHHREIAALILEPIVQGAGGMRFYCPEYLRQARALCDEYDVLMIADEIATGFGRTGRLFAVEHAGIAPDIMCLGKSLTGGYMTLAATLTTRRVSEAISNNPPGALMHGPTFMANPLACSVAGASIELLLSGDWQQRVAEIEGQLRDGLMGYADHPAVADVRVLGAIGVVELKEPLDMAATQEILLEQGVWLRPFGRLLYTMPPFITEAPEVAAICSAIGVVLDSID
- a CDS encoding methyl-accepting chemotaxis protein, producing the protein MLLLLTGISSLAIYRLSHLSESVSELVQTYRPAILGAKQLAIEVNQTSSALGFFLSSKEEGHRENYRQGLERSESLLIELKKLPTIAGDPESDKLTNQLGDDFKRFRELGEQLLETVASNEKRYPGMAFANQQINPINRQTIDLTSRMILSEHEESPGAERRELLVALTDLRYTWSSVINSIRAYLAFRGDAVIKDLDLYIERTEELITKIRGFGGLLTLDQEDAVEQFEALLEQSKLNIEELKRIHGGEQWHTDSWLVRDQAAPLIEKIDTKLKLLLERQTGAIDQNSATLISDSRKAITFVASLLLFGLLVVVLLAWLSNRYITKPLHSVVDALDDIAKGEGDLTNRLSIAGSDEIGKLGQSFNTFVSAIGELVKHTAVSADNVIDAVNKSTDASHQITQKVLEQESETHQVVTAINQMSETIGSIAKNATGAETASKTAERDAEVGRTTVEESAAAVRSLSGEVQAATEIILKVEEDSEEIGSVLDVIKSIADQTNLLALNAAIEAARAGEQGRGFAVVADEVRNLASRTRTSTIEIEEMIERLRTNTRQAVTAMEAGNKTMAENIKQTDRARASLQAIADSTDAISAMNTLIATASEEQSAVAVEINSSIIKISNGSKEAAGFSRTALEEIERLGQVATELKAIICQFKLSESFED